One window from the genome of Luteolibacter rhizosphaerae encodes:
- a CDS encoding 3-keto-disaccharide hydrolase, translating into MKSFFRTAAIAALFISCASAEEEKWTSIFNGKDLDGWTPKIRGFALGEDPKKTFTVADGAIKVDYTNYPEWGEAYGHLYYKSKLSNYRIRLEYRFTGEQVKGGPGWAKQNSGIMLHSQAPETMGKDQDFPCSLEFQLLGAGNGVKSTGNLCTPGTYITLDGKVNKTHCNSCKEPTRPLDVWVKAEAEVRGGKLVKQLIDGKVVMEYTDLKLDSGDGNAKPLIEASGSEDLTEGYISLQSESHPVEFKNIEILELKP; encoded by the coding sequence ATGAAATCGTTCTTCCGAACCGCCGCCATCGCCGCCCTCTTCATCTCCTGCGCCTCGGCCGAGGAAGAGAAATGGACCTCCATTTTCAATGGCAAGGACCTCGACGGCTGGACCCCGAAGATCCGCGGCTTCGCGCTCGGTGAGGACCCGAAGAAGACCTTCACCGTCGCCGACGGTGCGATCAAGGTGGACTACACCAACTACCCCGAGTGGGGCGAAGCCTATGGCCACCTCTACTACAAGTCCAAGCTCTCGAACTACCGCATCCGCCTTGAATACCGCTTCACCGGCGAGCAAGTGAAAGGCGGACCCGGCTGGGCCAAACAGAACTCCGGCATCATGCTGCACTCCCAAGCCCCGGAAACCATGGGCAAGGACCAGGACTTCCCCTGCTCCCTGGAGTTCCAGCTCCTCGGCGCGGGCAATGGCGTGAAGAGCACCGGCAATCTCTGCACGCCCGGCACCTACATCACGCTGGATGGCAAGGTGAACAAGACCCACTGCAATTCCTGCAAGGAACCCACCCGCCCGCTCGACGTCTGGGTGAAGGCCGAGGCCGAAGTCCGCGGCGGCAAGCTCGTGAAGCAACTCATCGACGGCAAGGTTGTGATGGAATACACCGACCTGAAGCTCGATTCCGGCGATGGCAATGCGAAGCCCCTGATCGAAGCCTCCGGTAGCGAGGACCTCACCGAAGGCTACATCAGCCTCCAGTCCGAGAGCCACCCGGTGGAGTTCAAGAACATCGAGATCCTGGAGCTGAAGCCCTGA
- the eda gene encoding bifunctional 4-hydroxy-2-oxoglutarate aldolase/2-dehydro-3-deoxy-phosphogluconate aldolase — translation MIERILAKRIVPVVVLDSPESAEPLAEALLEGGLDIMEITFRTAAAEESIRRIAARFPEILLGAGTLLDDDQVSRAKEAGAVFGLAPGLNPRTVRKAADLGLQFSPGVMSPSEVEAALSLGCKLLKFFPAEAAGGTAMLKSLAGPYGHTGVKFIPTGGVTSSNLADYLKVPVVAAIGGSWMVDKQLVNGGHWQEITRLTREALAAAAAVR, via the coding sequence ATGATCGAACGCATCCTCGCGAAACGCATCGTGCCCGTCGTGGTTCTCGACAGCCCCGAGTCGGCAGAACCCTTGGCAGAAGCTCTCCTGGAAGGCGGTCTCGACATCATGGAGATCACCTTCCGCACGGCAGCGGCGGAGGAATCCATCCGCCGGATTGCAGCCCGCTTTCCCGAGATTCTTCTCGGGGCCGGCACTCTCTTGGATGACGACCAGGTATCGCGCGCCAAGGAGGCCGGGGCCGTGTTCGGCCTCGCGCCAGGCCTGAATCCTCGCACCGTGCGGAAAGCCGCCGATCTCGGCCTCCAATTCTCTCCGGGAGTGATGAGCCCGAGCGAGGTGGAGGCGGCCTTGTCCCTCGGCTGCAAGCTGCTGAAGTTCTTCCCCGCGGAAGCCGCAGGCGGCACCGCCATGCTCAAGTCTTTGGCCGGGCCCTACGGCCACACCGGTGTGAAATTCATTCCCACCGGCGGCGTCACGAGCTCCAACCTCGCCGACTACCTCAAGGTTCCCGTGGTGGCCGCCATCGGTGGTTCCTGGATGGTCGACAAGCAACTTGTAAACGGGGGACACTGGCAGGAAATCACCCGCCTGACTCGCGAGGCGCTAGCCGCAGCCGCAGCCGTCCGCTAG
- a CDS encoding ROK family protein — protein sequence MIAGIELGGSKTVVAIGTAEGQVHEEWRFPTSSPAETFQQAISWIAERGTPESIGIAAFGPVGVVRGRDSYGKLLATPKPGWADFSIIGTLQAAFPQARLTLETDVNAAALAEARLGAARGLDDIAYITIGTGIGAGILSGGRLIHGALHSEFGHIKVPRAPKDSFEGVCSFHGDCLEGLASGPSIAKRWGLAAADLPADHPAWAMETWYIAHGILSLLGIASPSRVIVGGGVSQAENFHQHTEQLLHSIAAGYFAPLEATPYVVAPLLGQQAGIKGALLLAGI from the coding sequence ATGATCGCGGGCATTGAACTCGGGGGAAGCAAGACCGTCGTCGCCATCGGCACGGCAGAGGGCCAGGTCCATGAGGAATGGCGTTTCCCGACCAGCAGCCCGGCAGAAACCTTTCAACAGGCGATCTCATGGATCGCCGAGCGTGGCACGCCCGAGTCCATCGGAATTGCCGCCTTCGGTCCGGTAGGCGTCGTCCGTGGACGCGACTCCTACGGCAAGCTACTCGCCACGCCCAAGCCCGGTTGGGCCGATTTCTCCATCATCGGAACCCTGCAGGCGGCATTCCCGCAGGCTCGCCTGACCTTGGAGACCGATGTGAACGCCGCAGCCCTTGCGGAAGCACGCTTGGGTGCCGCGCGTGGGCTGGACGATATCGCCTACATCACCATCGGCACTGGCATCGGCGCCGGTATCCTCTCCGGCGGTCGCCTCATTCATGGCGCCCTCCATTCCGAGTTCGGTCACATCAAGGTTCCGCGGGCCCCGAAGGACAGCTTCGAGGGCGTCTGCTCCTTCCACGGCGATTGCTTGGAAGGCCTCGCCAGCGGCCCCTCCATCGCCAAGCGCTGGGGACTTGCCGCCGCCGATCTCCCCGCCGATCACCCGGCTTGGGCCATGGAGACCTGGTACATTGCCCACGGCATCCTCTCCCTTCTCGGCATCGCTTCACCCTCGCGGGTGATCGTCGGCGGAGGCGTCTCCCAGGCAGAGAATTTCCACCAACACACCGAGCAGCTTCTCCATTCGATCGCCGCCGGATACTTCGCGCCGCTTGAGGCCACCCCCTATGTCGTGGCCCCGCTCTTGGGCCAGCAGGCTGGCATCAAGGGAGCCCTTCTGCTCGCCGGGATCTGA
- a CDS encoding YceI family protein, which translates to MSGPLFLVVDARELSDRLSSTAPPVLVDVRLDTDCECSRIPGAVNNCVFEVAFLDRMAEIAPDRARPVCVYGADDGSLESRMAAEKLSRAGWSDVLDFREGLSGWRAAGYEVEERSAQAAHPPIPSGSHALDLNESRVLWTGRNLLNRHDGSIPIKSGELKIEAGRLVGGEFTLDMRGITCTDLNGDKLHDVLIDHLHSDDFFDVEFYPEARFVITQASPQNGASPGSPNLKVAGELTLKGITQPVEFAACAGVTSEGKLAAQASFSIDRTRWNVFYGSGKFFRNLGGHLVNDLIDLNLRIVAE; encoded by the coding sequence ATGTCCGGACCGCTGTTCTTGGTAGTAGATGCCCGTGAGCTCTCGGATCGCCTGAGCAGCACGGCGCCCCCGGTGCTGGTCGACGTGAGGCTCGATACGGACTGCGAGTGTAGCCGGATCCCGGGAGCGGTGAACAACTGCGTTTTCGAGGTGGCCTTTCTCGACCGCATGGCGGAGATCGCTCCGGATCGGGCGCGTCCTGTCTGCGTGTATGGTGCGGATGACGGGAGCTTGGAAAGCCGGATGGCGGCGGAGAAACTCTCCCGTGCGGGATGGAGCGATGTGCTCGATTTCCGCGAGGGGCTCAGCGGATGGCGGGCGGCAGGCTACGAGGTGGAGGAGCGATCCGCTCAGGCCGCCCATCCCCCGATTCCGAGTGGATCACACGCTCTGGATCTCAACGAAAGCCGTGTGCTATGGACGGGGCGCAATCTCCTGAACCGCCACGACGGCAGCATCCCGATCAAGTCCGGGGAGCTGAAGATCGAAGCAGGGCGCTTGGTCGGCGGCGAGTTCACCTTGGACATGCGCGGGATCACCTGCACCGACTTGAACGGGGACAAGCTGCACGATGTCTTGATCGACCACTTGCATAGCGACGACTTCTTCGACGTGGAGTTCTATCCGGAGGCCCGATTCGTGATCACGCAGGCCTCGCCTCAAAATGGTGCTTCGCCCGGTTCACCCAACCTGAAGGTCGCAGGTGAACTCACCCTGAAGGGGATCACCCAGCCGGTGGAATTCGCCGCCTGCGCGGGAGTGACAAGCGAGGGCAAGCTGGCGGCGCAGGCGAGCTTCTCGATCGATAGGACCAGGTGGAATGTCTTCTATGGTTCCGGGAAGTTCTTCCGGAATCTCGGCGGTCACCTGGTGAACGACCTGATCGACCTGAACCTGAGGATCGTCGCGGAGTAA
- a CDS encoding glycoside hydrolase family 32 protein: MTLRLALISPLLLGSALAAEDILIADFEGASYAPWQASGTAFNAGPARGSSLGPLEISNAVGGGVACSENFNAGGGTGNDGPQGKLLSPAFTIERKYIAYRIGGGDYERHACMNLLVDGKIVKSATGRNSDALYAASWDVSAWSGKQAQIDIVDEASGGWGHILVDHLVQTDAPPVLPVVTTPVYQEAARPLYHFTARQWTMDRLNPGMRQEGWLNDLNGMIYYKGEYHMFAQRWNKCWIHAVSKDLVHWEELQPAFWEEALDTGVQSGSCVIDVNNSSGLGQAGGEPPMVAFWSRNDNKSHCISYSLDRGRTWQHYANNPVFVFPERDPKVFWHAASNKWVMVMYGSDKYHIFTSTNLLTWNNENNPIPNAFECPDFFELAVEGSPGTKKWVLVYADGRYSIGNFNGTKFTEEQPRQLGDIGGVAFYATQSFDNVDTGDGRRIQVAWMRESNFAGQPFSQQVTFPCELKLKSTPAGLRMFRQPVREITKLAGEVKSWPCETYTANRSITVSESGEAFRIEAEVEIPQGSTVLINVRGMELRLQKNSLRVGDSFGSIPDDVKKVEILVDRASVEAFVNEGQISCTKVLRPNAPGITLKVQGGEATVHSLKRTALKGMW, translated from the coding sequence ATGACGCTCCGACTCGCTCTCATCAGCCCCTTACTGCTTGGCTCCGCACTGGCCGCCGAGGACATCCTGATCGCGGACTTCGAGGGCGCGAGCTATGCGCCGTGGCAGGCGAGCGGCACGGCCTTCAATGCGGGGCCGGCACGAGGCAGCAGCTTGGGGCCGCTTGAGATCTCGAATGCGGTGGGAGGAGGAGTAGCCTGCAGCGAGAACTTCAATGCGGGCGGCGGGACCGGGAACGATGGTCCGCAGGGGAAGCTGCTTTCACCCGCTTTCACCATCGAGCGGAAGTACATCGCCTACCGGATCGGCGGGGGCGACTACGAGCGCCATGCCTGCATGAACCTGCTGGTGGACGGGAAGATCGTGAAGAGCGCGACAGGCCGGAACTCGGATGCGCTGTATGCGGCGAGCTGGGATGTCTCGGCATGGTCGGGGAAGCAGGCGCAGATCGATATCGTGGATGAGGCGAGCGGCGGCTGGGGGCATATCCTGGTGGACCATCTGGTGCAGACGGATGCGCCGCCGGTGCTGCCGGTGGTGACGACGCCGGTCTACCAGGAGGCGGCGCGACCGCTGTATCACTTCACCGCGCGGCAATGGACGATGGATCGGCTGAATCCAGGGATGCGCCAGGAGGGATGGCTCAACGACCTGAACGGGATGATCTACTACAAGGGCGAGTATCACATGTTCGCCCAACGCTGGAACAAGTGCTGGATCCACGCGGTGAGCAAGGATCTGGTGCACTGGGAGGAACTGCAACCGGCCTTCTGGGAAGAGGCGCTCGATACCGGGGTGCAATCGGGCTCCTGCGTGATCGACGTGAACAATAGCTCGGGACTGGGCCAAGCGGGTGGCGAGCCGCCGATGGTTGCGTTCTGGTCGCGCAACGACAACAAGTCGCACTGCATTTCCTACAGCTTGGACCGCGGGCGGACCTGGCAGCACTACGCGAACAACCCGGTCTTCGTCTTTCCGGAGCGCGATCCGAAGGTCTTCTGGCACGCGGCCTCCAACAAGTGGGTGATGGTGATGTACGGGAGCGACAAATATCACATCTTCACCTCGACGAACCTGCTGACCTGGAACAACGAGAACAATCCGATCCCGAACGCCTTCGAGTGCCCGGACTTCTTCGAGCTGGCGGTCGAGGGATCACCCGGGACAAAGAAGTGGGTGCTAGTGTATGCGGACGGGCGCTACTCGATCGGTAACTTCAACGGCACGAAGTTCACGGAGGAGCAGCCGCGGCAGTTGGGCGATATCGGCGGCGTGGCCTTCTATGCGACGCAGAGCTTTGACAACGTGGATACGGGTGACGGCCGGCGGATCCAGGTGGCGTGGATGCGTGAATCAAACTTCGCCGGGCAGCCTTTCAGCCAGCAGGTGACCTTTCCCTGTGAGCTGAAGTTGAAGAGCACGCCGGCGGGCCTGAGGATGTTCCGTCAACCGGTGCGGGAGATCACGAAGCTGGCGGGTGAAGTGAAGAGCTGGCCCTGTGAGACCTATACGGCGAACCGGTCGATTACGGTATCGGAGTCGGGGGAGGCATTCCGGATCGAGGCGGAGGTGGAGATTCCGCAGGGCTCGACGGTGCTGATCAACGTGCGGGGCATGGAGCTGCGCCTGCAGAAGAACAGCCTGCGGGTGGGGGATAGCTTCGGCAGCATCCCGGATGATGTGAAGAAGGTGGAGATCCTGGTGGACCGGGCCTCGGTGGAGGCTTTCGTGAACGAAGGGCAGATCTCCTGCACAAAGGTGCTCCGGCCGAATGCGCCGGGGATCACGCTGAAGGTGCAGGGCGGCGAGGCGACGGTGCACTCGCTGAAGCGAACGGCGCTGAAGGGGATGTGGTAG
- a CDS encoding thrombospondin type 3 repeat-containing protein, producing MRPLCVASLLAGLAAASDAAEWNAGDGDFGSAVNWAEASVPSGGATAVNIANGGSASIDPAGSYTIGALMLGNHSGEGSIVQSGGCLNARRIIIGGDDSSGGSGVGTYSIHEGTLRSVADEIWIGSKGGQGSLDLGGSSLVSSASWVVVGRDGASGELLLSGSAQLEVLSGNLPVGCNSSGHTSIMEVGDSARVNAANEIWIGWLGDNSNHGVLNLSGHASVSTGSGLVVGRSGASGRAELAEDSSLDVGGHLVCGADPGSLGEMIIRDEAHVHAGKQVLLGLGGASGVITVNGGCLTGHATPGDDASGAGISFRGNGVLSVKGGKVSTPGFSKTAGSARVIVSGGTVRATGTTSGGGFFAGFSDDDLWIGSGGMTFDTKALTIEIEQNLRGEGKLGKRGTGSLVIKGSDGHAGDTEISQGRLTLLAPLLSDAQRVLISGVGSRLQLTHAQVDRVAKLVIDGVAQPAGRYEAPGNPGGGTEIAQIEGTGALEVRFGPGDLSFADWIAGHEPASGFDADTDGDGIGNGVEQVFGSDPNASTALPPLEWQEDGVALMVHPLAATVAADVAYHYEWSRDLGSWQRDGEADATGMRVDITSSPVAGGIEVRYEVSSGSSQKLFGRVVARQVSDH from the coding sequence ATGCGACCCTTGTGCGTGGCCAGCCTGCTGGCCGGTCTGGCTGCGGCATCGGATGCCGCTGAGTGGAATGCGGGGGACGGGGATTTCGGGAGTGCGGTGAACTGGGCGGAAGCTTCGGTGCCGAGCGGTGGCGCGACCGCGGTGAACATTGCCAACGGAGGCAGTGCTTCGATCGATCCGGCCGGATCTTACACGATCGGTGCTTTGATGCTCGGGAATCATTCCGGGGAAGGAAGTATCGTGCAGTCAGGTGGCTGCCTGAATGCACGCCGCATTATTATCGGTGGCGACGATAGCAGCGGCGGCAGCGGGGTGGGGACGTATTCGATCCATGAAGGCACCCTGCGCTCGGTAGCGGATGAAATTTGGATCGGATCGAAGGGCGGGCAGGGGAGTTTGGACCTCGGCGGAAGCTCGCTGGTGAGCAGCGCGAGCTGGGTAGTCGTTGGACGCGATGGTGCGAGTGGCGAGCTGCTTCTCTCCGGATCCGCGCAGCTCGAGGTGCTATCAGGAAACCTTCCGGTGGGATGCAATTCCAGCGGGCATACCTCGATCATGGAGGTGGGTGATTCCGCACGGGTGAATGCCGCGAACGAGATCTGGATCGGGTGGCTGGGCGACAACAGCAACCACGGGGTGCTGAATCTATCCGGGCATGCAAGCGTGAGCACCGGCAGCGGTCTCGTCGTCGGTCGCAGCGGTGCGAGCGGCAGAGCGGAGCTTGCGGAAGATTCATCCCTGGATGTGGGAGGGCATCTGGTGTGCGGGGCGGATCCCGGAAGCCTGGGTGAGATGATCATTCGCGATGAAGCGCACGTGCATGCGGGCAAGCAGGTGCTACTGGGCCTGGGCGGCGCGAGCGGGGTCATCACGGTGAACGGCGGATGTCTTACCGGGCATGCGACACCGGGCGATGATGCGAGCGGTGCGGGAATCTCCTTCCGTGGCAATGGTGTGCTGAGCGTGAAAGGAGGAAAGGTATCCACGCCGGGTTTCAGCAAGACCGCGGGGAGTGCGCGGGTGATCGTCAGCGGCGGCACGGTGCGCGCGACCGGGACTACAAGCGGCGGCGGTTTCTTTGCCGGTTTCTCGGATGACGATCTGTGGATCGGCTCGGGCGGAATGACCTTCGACACCAAGGCGCTGACGATCGAGATCGAACAAAACCTGCGGGGGGAAGGGAAGCTGGGAAAGCGAGGTACGGGAAGCCTAGTAATCAAAGGCAGTGACGGACACGCAGGCGACACCGAGATCAGCCAAGGTCGCCTGACCCTGCTGGCACCGCTGCTGAGCGATGCACAGCGGGTGCTGATCAGCGGGGTGGGAAGCCGGCTCCAACTGACCCACGCTCAGGTGGATCGCGTGGCGAAGCTGGTGATCGACGGTGTAGCGCAGCCCGCCGGGCGTTACGAGGCGCCGGGCAATCCGGGCGGCGGCACGGAGATCGCACAGATCGAAGGCACGGGGGCGCTGGAGGTGCGCTTCGGACCGGGTGACTTGAGTTTTGCAGACTGGATCGCCGGACATGAACCGGCCAGCGGGTTCGATGCGGACACGGATGGCGACGGGATCGGCAATGGCGTGGAGCAAGTCTTCGGCAGCGATCCCAACGCAAGCACCGCGCTGCCACCGCTCGAATGGCAGGAGGATGGAGTCGCGCTGATGGTGCATCCGCTGGCTGCGACGGTGGCCGCCGATGTGGCTTACCACTACGAGTGGAGCCGCGATCTCGGGAGCTGGCAACGTGATGGCGAGGCAGATGCCACGGGAATGCGGGTGGACATCACCAGTTCACCGGTCGCCGGGGGAATCGAAGTCCGATACGAGGTCAGCTCGGGAAGCTCGCAGAAGCTCTTCGGCCGGGTGGTGGCGCGCCAAGTTTCCGATCACTGA
- a CDS encoding sugar porter family MFS transporter, with translation MNQTHEHVRITPALMGATLVGALGGLLFGFDTAVISGCQDQLKELMELTAGEQGFMTASALIGAAIGSLAAAKPGDLFGRRDCLKWTAAFYLLCALGCAFATELWMIVAARILGGIAVGASSVLGPMYLAEIAPASWRGRLVACFQVNIVLGVLIAYFSNYLIGGMGLGDHEWRWKLGVQALPAAAFLITLFFIPRSPRWLAMKGLDAEARETLGKLGVSGIEQQLASIKRSLDSGRSAGGSVPLFSKAFRRPVFLAIAIALFNQLGGINALWYYADTIFAMAGFSKESSALQAVGLGAANIIATLFGMAIIDKVGRKPLLMWGTAGCGLALAGVAWIFTSGASPGLLVWLFGLFVICHAFGQGAVIWVFISEIFPTAVRSKGQTLGSFTHWFMAMIVSWAFPLVAKDVGAPFAGLPFGIFAAMMVLQLFVVGMLFPETKQIALEDIDERIHGSH, from the coding sequence GTGAATCAAACCCATGAGCACGTCCGGATCACGCCCGCCCTGATGGGGGCTACCTTGGTGGGGGCCCTCGGCGGCCTGCTGTTCGGATTCGATACGGCGGTGATTTCCGGCTGCCAGGACCAGTTGAAGGAGCTGATGGAACTGACGGCGGGGGAGCAGGGCTTCATGACGGCTTCCGCGCTGATCGGCGCGGCGATCGGATCGCTGGCCGCGGCGAAGCCGGGCGATCTCTTCGGCCGCCGCGACTGCCTGAAATGGACGGCGGCTTTCTATCTGCTGTGCGCGCTGGGATGTGCCTTCGCAACTGAGCTGTGGATGATCGTGGCGGCGCGGATCCTCGGGGGGATCGCGGTGGGGGCTTCCTCGGTGCTCGGGCCGATGTATCTGGCGGAGATCGCGCCGGCCTCATGGCGCGGTCGTTTGGTGGCGTGCTTCCAAGTGAACATCGTGCTCGGGGTGCTGATCGCTTATTTCTCCAACTATCTCATCGGCGGGATGGGACTCGGGGATCACGAGTGGCGGTGGAAGCTGGGAGTGCAGGCGCTGCCTGCGGCGGCTTTCCTGATCACCTTGTTCTTCATCCCGCGCAGCCCGCGCTGGCTGGCGATGAAGGGGCTGGACGCGGAAGCGCGCGAGACGCTCGGCAAGCTCGGGGTCAGCGGCATTGAACAGCAGCTCGCGAGCATCAAGAGGTCGCTTGATTCGGGACGGTCCGCCGGTGGCAGCGTGCCGTTGTTCTCGAAGGCATTTCGCAGGCCGGTATTCCTTGCGATTGCGATCGCGCTCTTCAACCAGCTCGGCGGGATCAACGCGCTGTGGTACTACGCCGACACGATCTTCGCGATGGCCGGCTTCAGCAAGGAGTCGAGCGCCTTGCAGGCGGTGGGACTGGGCGCGGCGAACATCATCGCAACCTTGTTCGGCATGGCGATCATCGATAAGGTGGGACGCAAACCGTTGCTGATGTGGGGTACGGCAGGCTGTGGCCTGGCGCTTGCGGGCGTCGCATGGATCTTCACGAGCGGTGCGAGTCCGGGATTGCTGGTATGGTTGTTCGGCCTCTTCGTGATCTGCCATGCCTTCGGCCAAGGAGCGGTGATCTGGGTCTTCATCAGCGAGATCTTCCCGACCGCCGTGCGGAGCAAGGGGCAGACGCTCGGCAGCTTCACGCACTGGTTCATGGCCATGATCGTATCGTGGGCTTTCCCGCTGGTGGCGAAGGATGTGGGAGCCCCCTTCGCCGGGCTGCCCTTCGGCATCTTCGCCGCGATGATGGTGTTGCAGTTGTTCGTGGTGGGGATGCTCTTCCCCGAGACCAAACAGATCGCCCTTGAAGACATCGATGAACGAATCCATGGCAGCCACTGA
- a CDS encoding GntR family transcriptional regulator yields MSDKQSKHHEISRTLITEILAGKFHRSNKLPSEIQLAERFKVSRPTIGRALLTLHEEGLVERRPGSGTYIVETGGKPRSSSASTRQLGMLVPNLRHTEIFETICGELANLARVHDFGLWWGDQGPARSINEPRMSVGEAEELCERFIEAGLAGAFVVPFEHQIDRDEANMRILTRLRQAGIPIVLIDRDAVAFPRRSDYDLVGVDNFAGGYLLAEHLIKLGLKRLAYVTKPFTASTVDQRIAGAQSAMLANGIEVPRDFVRIGDPMDQKFVRTITQSGRVEGILCTSDHIAAQLLQTLNRLKVRVPEDLRLVGFDDVRFANLLTIPLTTMQQPCRDIALTAFNSMRERISNPSLPARSITLRPQIIVRETCGAYLATGSTTRKR; encoded by the coding sequence ATGAGTGACAAGCAGTCCAAGCACCACGAGATCTCCCGCACCCTCATCACCGAGATTTTGGCTGGGAAATTCCACCGCTCCAACAAGCTCCCCAGCGAAATCCAGCTCGCCGAACGCTTCAAAGTCTCCCGTCCCACCATCGGCCGCGCCCTCCTCACCCTTCACGAGGAAGGCCTCGTCGAACGCCGCCCCGGCTCCGGCACCTACATCGTCGAGACAGGCGGCAAGCCCCGCAGCTCATCGGCATCCACGCGTCAGCTCGGCATGCTAGTGCCAAACCTGCGTCACACGGAGATCTTCGAAACCATCTGCGGCGAACTCGCGAATCTCGCCCGCGTCCATGATTTCGGCCTCTGGTGGGGAGATCAGGGTCCCGCTCGCTCGATCAACGAACCGCGTATGAGCGTTGGGGAAGCCGAGGAGCTCTGTGAGCGTTTCATCGAAGCCGGACTCGCGGGAGCCTTCGTCGTCCCCTTCGAGCATCAGATCGACCGCGACGAGGCAAACATGCGGATTCTCACCCGGCTCCGCCAAGCCGGCATTCCCATCGTGCTGATTGATCGCGATGCCGTCGCCTTTCCTCGCCGCAGCGACTACGATCTGGTCGGCGTGGACAACTTCGCCGGCGGCTATCTCTTGGCGGAGCATCTCATCAAGCTGGGCCTGAAGCGCCTCGCCTACGTAACGAAACCCTTCACCGCCTCGACCGTGGATCAACGGATTGCCGGAGCGCAATCCGCCATGCTCGCCAATGGCATCGAAGTACCGCGCGATTTCGTCCGCATCGGTGATCCCATGGATCAGAAGTTTGTCCGGACCATCACCCAGAGCGGACGTGTGGAGGGAATCCTTTGCACCAGCGATCACATCGCCGCCCAGTTGCTCCAAACTCTCAATCGCCTCAAGGTGCGCGTGCCCGAGGATCTGCGCTTGGTCGGCTTCGACGATGTGCGCTTTGCCAATCTCCTCACCATCCCGCTCACCACCATGCAGCAACCCTGCCGCGATATCGCGCTCACGGCATTCAACAGCATGCGGGAACGCATCTCCAATCCTTCGCTGCCCGCGCGATCAATTACCTTGCGTCCTCAGATCATTGTCCGGGAAACCTGCGGGGCATACTTGGCGACTGGTTCCACGACTCGCAAGCGCTAG